A single genomic interval of Flavobacterium sp. N2820 harbors:
- a CDS encoding RNA polymerase sigma factor, translated as MKTESEALFVKQLKENQNIIHKICRLYTTDADAHKDLFQEITIQLWKAFPNFRGDSKFTTWAYRVGLNTAITLYRKKKRTIDTIEFDSTFHKVTQDDYNFEEEEKLKLLYSAISELNDIEKALVFLYLEDKDYTEISETLGISEVNARVKMNRVKGKLKKILNP; from the coding sequence ATGAAAACAGAATCGGAAGCACTTTTTGTAAAACAACTTAAAGAAAATCAGAATATAATTCACAAAATTTGTAGATTATATACTACTGATGCTGACGCGCATAAAGATTTGTTTCAGGAAATTACGATACAATTATGGAAGGCTTTTCCCAACTTTAGAGGCGATTCTAAATTTACAACTTGGGCATACCGAGTGGGCTTAAACACTGCAATTACACTTTATCGAAAAAAGAAACGAACCATTGATACCATTGAGTTTGATAGTACTTTTCATAAGGTAACACAAGACGATTACAACTTTGAAGAAGAAGAAAAATTAAAACTATTATACAGCGCCATAAGTGAATTAAATGATATTGAAAAAGCGCTCGTTTTCTTGTATTTAGAAGACAAAGATTACACCGAAATATCTGAAACCTTAGGTATTAGTGAAGTAAATGCACGGGTAAAAATGAACCGTGTAAAAGGAAAATTAAAAAAAATATTAAATCCGTAA